The proteins below come from a single Pseudomonas putida genomic window:
- a CDS encoding SprT-like domain-containing protein: MSLLPTHEVYAELQLAYEHFNVQLFDGQLPDCLITLQRERRTYGYFSRKRFARRSGEMTDEIAMNPGYFAIRSLRKTLSVLAHEMVHLWQFHFGAPGRRGYHNKEWAARMEALGLMPSNTGAPGGKRLGEQMDHYIIPGGRFDVSCAELLTRDFSLSWYDRFPPERPQIDPPTGSNGRGFVDDVDGEDEGQALGVDQGGDDLGPLGELVELPPEVPPNRSNRVKYRCPKCATQVWGKPELAILCGGEHCAGAPFQPVAR, translated from the coding sequence ATGTCGCTACTGCCGACTCATGAGGTCTATGCCGAGCTGCAACTGGCGTACGAACACTTCAACGTCCAGCTGTTCGACGGCCAGCTACCGGACTGCCTTATCACCCTCCAGCGTGAACGCCGAACCTACGGCTACTTCTCGCGCAAGCGCTTCGCCCGTCGTAGCGGTGAAATGACCGATGAAATCGCCATGAACCCCGGCTACTTCGCGATTCGCTCATTGCGTAAAACGCTGTCGGTGCTGGCCCATGAAATGGTGCACCTGTGGCAGTTCCACTTTGGCGCGCCAGGCCGGCGTGGCTACCACAACAAAGAATGGGCCGCCCGCATGGAAGCCCTGGGCCTGATGCCCAGCAATACCGGCGCACCTGGTGGTAAGCGCCTGGGCGAACAAATGGATCATTACATCATTCCAGGCGGCCGCTTTGACGTGAGCTGCGCGGAGCTGCTGACGCGGGACTTCTCCCTGTCGTGGTACGACCGTTTTCCTCCGGAGCGACCGCAAATTGATCCGCCGACCGGCTCGAACGGTCGCGGGTTTGTCGATGACGTGGACGGTGAGGACGAAGGGCAGGCGCTAGGCGTGGATCAAGGCGGTGATGACCTGGGGCCGCTCGGTGAGTTGGTGGAGCTGCCGCCCGAGGTGCCGCCGAACCGGTCAAACCGGGTCAAGTACCGGTGCCCGAAGTGCGCAACGCAGGTATGGGGCAAGCCTGAGCTGGCGATTCTGTGCGGCGGCGAGCATTGCGCCGGGGCGCCATTCCAGCCGGTCGCACGATGA
- a CDS encoding TrfB-related DNA-binding protein, with protein MQPTQPKYTAEQWTASLPALRGMSTKTLDIARAVLVEGKEPIEVANNIGQSRQLVHAAIKRVTAVLERQTVGLVPVMVWLTPEEAEQVKQMAAKHEQPKEAQPGTTKKTPNRQKKA; from the coding sequence ATGCAGCCCACCCAGCCGAAATACACCGCCGAACAATGGACCGCTTCCCTGCCTGCGCTCCGGGGCATGTCCACCAAGACCCTGGACATTGCCAGGGCGGTGCTGGTGGAGGGCAAGGAACCTATCGAGGTGGCCAACAACATCGGCCAGTCGCGGCAGCTTGTACACGCTGCAATCAAGCGCGTAACCGCCGTGCTGGAACGCCAGACCGTCGGCCTTGTGCCCGTCATGGTCTGGCTCACCCCCGAGGAAGCCGAGCAGGTCAAGCAGATGGCCGCCAAACATGAGCAGCCAAAGGAGGCCCAACCAGGGACCACAAAGAAGACACCTAACCGACAGAAAAAGGCCTAG
- a CDS encoding DUF932 domain-containing protein: MRLSSNFRNPCMIRSDAPLTNDEIARVAPSIFAEEAHDSRSERYLYIPTVKVLDALRTEGFQPFMACQTRVRNTDKREHTKHMIRLRHASNIMSKEANEIILLNSHDGSSSYQMMAGKFRFVCANGLVLGDMAMDQKVRHSGRIDVVNDVIEGAYEVLGQFEQIDANLDDMQHYHLRQEEQEAFAMAALAYRYDPSEGPAPVTPSQLLMPRRAEDRASDLWTTFNRVQENTIKGGLRGRNKQGRRTTTRAVNGIDQDVKLNRALWVLAQALRSGQAAA, from the coding sequence ATGCGTCTTTCCAGCAACTTCCGTAATCCGTGCATGATCCGCAGCGATGCCCCTCTGACCAATGACGAGATTGCCCGCGTGGCGCCCTCGATCTTTGCCGAGGAAGCGCACGACAGCCGTTCGGAACGTTACCTGTACATTCCAACCGTCAAGGTGCTCGATGCGCTGCGCACAGAAGGTTTTCAGCCGTTCATGGCGTGCCAGACCCGCGTCCGCAACACCGACAAACGCGAGCACACCAAGCACATGATTCGCCTGCGCCATGCCAGCAACATCATGAGCAAGGAAGCGAACGAAATCATTCTGCTGAACAGCCACGACGGCAGCAGCAGCTACCAGATGATGGCCGGCAAGTTCCGTTTCGTGTGCGCTAACGGGCTGGTCCTGGGCGACATGGCGATGGATCAGAAAGTGCGCCACAGCGGCCGCATTGACGTTGTTAACGACGTTATCGAAGGTGCCTATGAGGTGCTGGGCCAGTTCGAGCAGATCGACGCCAACCTTGACGACATGCAGCACTACCACTTGCGCCAGGAAGAGCAAGAAGCGTTCGCCATGGCGGCCCTGGCCTACCGCTACGACCCATCCGAAGGCCCTGCCCCGGTCACGCCGTCGCAACTGCTGATGCCGCGCCGTGCCGAAGACCGCGCAAGCGATCTCTGGACCACGTTCAACCGCGTGCAGGAAAACACCATCAAGGGCGGCTTGCGTGGCCGCAACAAGCAAGGACGCCGGACAACTACCCGCGCCGTTAACGGCATTGACCAAGACGTGAAACTCAATCGCGCCTTGTGGGTACTGGCCCAGGCCCTGCGCAGCGGTCAAGCCGCCGCGTAA